In one Butyrivibrio proteoclasticus B316 genomic region, the following are encoded:
- a CDS encoding ABC transporter ATP-binding protein, with product MGIILDVTDLHIEFHDSDSPETAVEDFDLMLADGEIVGIVGESGSGKSMSALAIAGLLSRHAIKKTGRIMFEGHDLLTCDRKTLRSFQGDEISIIFQEPMTSLNPVKRIGWQVEEPLRIHHPEIKKAERKKRAIDMLKDVGLENAEEVYYMYPHELSGGMRQRVMIAAAMIGNPQILIADEPTTALDVTVQAQIVELLKKINREKRTSIIFISHDLSLVSQLCERVIVMQKGNIVESGDTRTVFTRPIHSYTKKLIAAIPKIDLDNQ from the coding sequence ATGGGAATAATTCTTGATGTTACTGATCTCCATATAGAGTTTCATGATTCAGATTCACCGGAGACAGCGGTTGAGGATTTTGATCTGATGCTGGCTGATGGTGAAATTGTCGGCATAGTTGGAGAGTCCGGATCCGGCAAGAGTATGAGTGCACTTGCTATTGCAGGCCTCCTTAGCAGACACGCTATCAAGAAAACAGGCAGGATCATGTTTGAAGGCCATGACCTTTTGACTTGTGACAGGAAAACTCTCAGATCTTTTCAGGGTGATGAGATTTCAATTATTTTCCAGGAACCTATGACAAGTCTGAACCCTGTTAAAAGGATCGGATGGCAGGTAGAGGAGCCTCTTCGCATTCATCATCCTGAGATAAAAAAGGCAGAGCGCAAGAAGCGCGCTATAGATATGCTCAAGGATGTTGGACTTGAGAATGCTGAGGAAGTTTACTATATGTATCCTCATGAGTTATCAGGCGGAATGAGACAGAGGGTTATGATCGCTGCTGCGATGATAGGAAATCCTCAGATTCTGATAGCTGATGAGCCGACAACTGCTCTTGATGTAACAGTTCAGGCCCAGATAGTAGAGCTTCTCAAGAAGATCAATAGAGAGAAGAGGACATCTATTATCTTTATTTCCCATGACCTCAGCCTTGTAAGCCAGCTCTGCGAGAGAGTTATAGTAATGCAGAAAGGAAATATTGTTGAATCCGGCGATACCAGGACCGTGTTCACAAGGCCTATTCACAGCTATACCAAGAAACTCATAGCAGCTATACCCAAGATTGATCTGGATAACCAGTGA
- a CDS encoding ABC transporter permease, with product MKNSKLRKLSKNPYVLIGGIIMGLVLAMIILGIFWMPYEPTKMSASEKLQGISLRHIMGTDNMGRDVFSRVMYGSRVTLMIAIGTIIIGAGVGTIIGAITGYYGGMIDEVTMRVIDALFAFPSILLALVIVSVFGVGWTQLVISLGIAFVPSFARIVRGEVLRCKNMDYIENARLQGVSDLRMIFLHILPNIKGVLASSILIGFNNAVLAEAGLSYLGVGSQPPYASLGRMLSDAQQYMFTRPSYVLCPGIVIVLMVLGFAFLGEGIKRWE from the coding sequence ATGAAGAATTCAAAACTTAGAAAACTTAGCAAAAATCCATATGTTCTGATAGGCGGGATCATTATGGGGCTTGTCCTTGCGATGATAATCCTGGGTATTTTCTGGATGCCTTATGAGCCTACCAAAATGAGCGCTTCTGAGAAGCTTCAGGGAATATCTCTTCGCCATATTATGGGAACTGACAATATGGGACGTGATGTGTTCAGCAGGGTTATGTATGGTAGCAGGGTCACACTTATGATTGCCATTGGTACGATTATTATCGGTGCCGGCGTTGGTACGATAATAGGCGCTATTACTGGCTACTATGGAGGCATGATCGATGAGGTTACCATGAGAGTAATAGATGCTCTTTTTGCTTTTCCGAGTATTCTGCTGGCACTGGTAATTGTCAGTGTATTTGGCGTTGGCTGGACTCAGCTTGTTATCTCGCTTGGAATCGCCTTTGTACCTAGCTTTGCCAGAATAGTAAGGGGCGAAGTCCTCAGGTGCAAGAACATGGATTATATTGAGAATGCCAGACTTCAGGGCGTTTCAGACCTTAGAATGATCTTTTTACATATTCTTCCTAATATCAAGGGAGTTTTGGCATCATCTATACTTATTGGATTTAACAATGCTGTTCTGGCAGAGGCCGGGCTTTCTTATCTGGGAGTTGGATCACAGCCGCCATATGCCAGCCTTGGACGTATGCTTTCCGATGCACAGCAGTATATGTTTACAAGACCCAGCTATGTTCTGTGTCCCGGTATAGTTATAGTGCTCATGGTTTTGGGCTTTGCATTCTTGGGAGAGGGGATTAAGAGATGGGAATAA